One Pochonia chlamydosporia 170 chromosome 5, whole genome shotgun sequence DNA segment encodes these proteins:
- a CDS encoding siderophore iron transporter (similar to Coccidioides immitis RS XP_001246923.1), translated as MFLPKIFARPDDEPPVQRGALEPSNEKTTDNETRITAQANDDASSIEVQDGVLKMEAVSQVWSRNHIIIAYVFIWIIYFMDSMHSSMSFTLSAYVTSSFQQHGLTATTNVFANLIGGLFKLPLAKILDIWGRPQGFALVVFFLVIGLVMMAACQNVETYAAAQVFYWIGFNGIAYTLQVFIADTSDLKNRAFFFAMTTSPFLITTWASGPAASSFLTGAGWRWAFGTFSIVVPVVCAPILLLFVYNYFKAKKMDVLPAKQPSGRTAFETAKYYFIQFDVVGLLLAAAGMALFLLPFNIYQFQAQQWRSPMIIAMVVVGVVLLVIFALYEKFVAPVQFIPYKLLVDRTVMGACVLGAIIFVSFYIWNGFFSSFLQVVVGLTVTEATYVGRIYNMGSCFWALVVGGIIRWTGRFKWLALYFGVPLMILGIGLMVQFRQPGVHVGYIVMCQIFIALSGGTLVICEQMAVMASVSHQHVAVVLAMLAMFTSIGGAIGSSVSGAIWNGVFPDKIAEYLPPETKDQAMLIVGNLSKQLEYPWGSPTRIAIMDAYGAAQRIMLISATALVCFSLVAVVVWRDIKVKDFDQEKKTTA; from the exons ATGTTTTTGCCCAAGATCTTTGCCCGTCCTGATGACGAGCCCCCCGTGCAGAGGGGGGCTTTGGAACCCAGTAATGAGAAAACGACGGACAACGAAACTCGAATAACTGCCCAGGCGAACGACGATGCTTCGTCTATTGAAGTTCAGGATGGGgtgctgaagatggaggCAGTCTCCCAAGTATGGAGCAGgaaccacatcatcatcgcaTATGTCTT CATCTGGATCATCTACTTTATGGACTCGATGCATTCAAGCATGTCATTCACACTCTCAGCATACGTCACCAGTTCATTCCAACAACACGGTCTCACCGCAACGACCAACGTTTTCGCCAACTTAATCGGCGGCCTCTTCAAGCTCCCGCTCGCCAAGATCCTCGACATCTGGGGCCGACCGCAAGGATTCGCTCTagtcgtcttcttcctggtAATAGGGCTCGTCATGATGGCGGCGTGTCAAAATGTCGAGACGTATGCGGCCGCGCAGGTCTTTTACTGGATCGG ATTCAACGGCATAGCCTACACTTTGCAGGTCTTCATCGCAGACACATCTGATTTGAAGAACCGGGCTTTCTTTTTCGCAATGACAACGTCGCCGTTTCTGATTACCACCTGGGCGAGTGGTCCTGCGGCGAGTAGCTTTCTTACTGGCGCgggttggagatgggcgTTTGGAACGTTTTCCATTGTGGTGCCTGTGGTTTGCGCGCCGATTCTGCTCTTGTTTGTTTATAACTATTTCAAGGCGAAGAAAATGGATGTCTTGCCGGCGAAGCAGCCGAGCGGGCGGACTGCTTTCGAAACAGCAAAGTATTATTTTATCCAGTTTGATGTCGTGGGGTTGCTGTTAGCCGCAGCTGGTATGGCGCTGTTCCTGCTGCCGTTCAATATTTACCAGTTCCAGGCGCAGCAGTGGCGGTCGCCGATGATTattgccatggttgtggtggGTGTGGTTCTTCTCGTTATATTCGCCCTGTATGAGAAGTTCGTGGCACCAGTTCAGTTTATTCCCTATAAGTTGCTGGTTGACAGGACCGTCATGGGCGCATGTGTTTTGGGCGCCATCATCTTTGTCAGCTTTTATATCTGGAATGGCTTCTTTTCGTCGTTCCTCCAGGTGGTTGTTGGGCTGACGGTGACGGAAGCGACCTACGTTGGACGCATCTACAACATGGGAAGTTGTTTCTGGGCATTGGTTGTCGGTGGTATTATCCGATGGACTGGCCGTTTCAAATGGCTAGCTCTCTATTTTGGCGTGCCGCTCATGATTCTGGGGATTGGGCTCATGGTGCAGTTCCGCCAGCCCGGGGTTCATGTTGGGTACATTGTCATGTGCCAGATTTTCATCGCCTTATCTGGAGGCACGCTTGTCATTTGTGAACAAATGGCTGTCATGGCGTCAGTCTCCCACCAGCACGTTGCTGTTGTTCTGGCAATGCTGGCCATGTTCACGAGTATTGGAGGAGCGATTGGGTCCAGCGTCTCGGGGGCCATTTGGAATGGTGTTTTCCCCGACAAGATTGCTGAGTACCTCCCTCCAGAGACAAAGGACCAGGCGATGCTTATTGTCGGGAATCTGTCCAAGCAGCTTGAGTATCCTTGGGGCAGCCCGACCCGTATAGCTATCATGGATGCCTATGGAGCTGCTCAAAGGATCATGCTTATTTCTGCTACTGCGCTCGTCTGTTTCAGCttggttgctgttgttgtaTGGCGTGACATTAAAGTCAAGGACTTTGAtcaagagaagaagacaactgcatga